From a region of the Chitinophaga caseinilytica genome:
- the gldD gene encoding gliding motility lipoprotein GldD — translation MKRLLPLLTFALIFAACQQRGHTPKPRGYFQIDLPEKHYQLFNEPGYPYTFEYPTYARIVKDTLFFDEKAENPWWINIEIPQFDGKIYLSYKQVGPKNSLNRLVNDAFKLTYKHTYKAESIEEEAITTPNGVSGLFYEVAGNAASAKQFFVTDSSNHFLRGALYFYAQPNADSLAPVTRFVEEDMRHLVNTLKWRPN, via the coding sequence ATGAAACGCCTCCTCCCGCTCCTGACTTTCGCCTTGATTTTCGCAGCCTGCCAGCAACGCGGCCACACGCCCAAACCGAGGGGCTATTTCCAGATCGACCTTCCCGAAAAGCATTACCAGCTGTTCAACGAGCCTGGATACCCATATACTTTCGAATATCCGACATACGCCCGGATCGTGAAAGACACCCTGTTTTTCGACGAAAAAGCGGAAAATCCCTGGTGGATCAATATCGAAATACCCCAATTCGACGGTAAAATCTACCTCAGCTACAAGCAGGTAGGCCCAAAAAATTCGCTGAACAGGCTGGTGAACGACGCGTTCAAACTCACCTACAAGCATACCTACAAAGCAGAATCCATTGAAGAAGAAGCCATTACGACGCCAAACGGCGTTTCGGGCCTGTTTTACGAAGTGGCGGGAAACGCCGCCTCGGCGAAACAGTTTTTCGTGACGGATTCCAGCAACCATTTTCTGCGCGGAGCGTTGTATTTTTACGCCCAGCCGAATGCGGACTCCCTGGCACCGGTAACCCGGTTCGTGGAAGAAGATATGCGGCACCTCGTGAACACCTTGAAATGGAGACCAAACTGA
- a CDS encoding DUF3109 family protein: MIVIDDKYISDDVVEKNFVCNLNACKGACCVAGDCGAPLEEPELETLRRIYPSIKPYLREEGIREIEATGLHTWDDEHGHVTPIVNGAICAYADIDENGHVGCGIEKAWKAGATDYRKPISCHLYPIRITKYESFEAVNYDKWSICKPACKLGNQLQVPVYKFLKEALVRKYGEDFYNVLDQIATGQYSTEE, encoded by the coding sequence ATGATAGTGATCGATGACAAATACATCAGCGATGATGTGGTCGAGAAAAATTTTGTATGCAACCTGAACGCCTGCAAAGGCGCCTGCTGCGTAGCGGGCGATTGCGGCGCGCCGCTGGAGGAGCCGGAACTCGAAACCCTCCGTCGCATATACCCTTCCATTAAACCGTACCTCCGCGAAGAAGGCATTCGCGAAATCGAAGCCACAGGCCTCCATACCTGGGACGATGAGCACGGCCACGTTACGCCCATCGTCAACGGCGCCATCTGCGCCTACGCCGATATCGACGAAAACGGCCACGTAGGATGCGGTATCGAAAAAGCCTGGAAAGCCGGCGCCACCGATTACCGGAAACCCATTTCCTGCCACCTCTACCCCATCCGCATCACCAAATACGAATCTTTCGAGGCCGTCAACTACGACAAATGGAGCATCTGCAAACCCGCCTGCAAACTCGGAAACCAGCTGCAGGTACCGGTTTACAAATTCCTGAAAGAAGCCCTCGTCAGAAAGTACGGTGAAGATTTTTACAACGTCCTCGACCAGATCGCAACAGGACAGTACAGCACAGAAGAATGA
- a CDS encoding LutB/LldF family L-lactate oxidation iron-sulfur protein, whose amino-acid sequence MNKTASTFLNESEVKAADLGHRNTINFNIGKYNAAVKNGKMQFADLTTARERAKNVKWRAIENLDKYLEEFEMNFIKRGGKVIWAETAEQAREEILAICKAKNCKSVVKSKSMATEEIHLNDFLQEHNIESVETDLGEYIQQLDEEPPYHIVTPAMHKSAQQVADLFHDKLGTPSTLTPEQLTLVARDKLRQKYLEAEVGITGANFVIADIGGIAVTENEGNARLTTSFPKTHIALIGIEKVLPSINDLALFWPLLATYGTGQQITSYNSVFSGPRQEGETDGPEEMYVIFLDNGRTNLLKDVEAREALYCIRCGSCLNACPVYKNIGGHTYKTTYSGPIGSVITPHLKGVGEYMHLSYASSLCGNCTEVCPVRINLHELLLHNRHKAVEEHHTGGGEKLGWFGWKQACLSRRMMNLVGGKTKNFVIGKLFGSAWGDDERGLPIFAAKSFNQLWKERKK is encoded by the coding sequence ATGAATAAAACGGCCAGCACATTTCTCAACGAAAGTGAAGTAAAAGCGGCGGATCTCGGCCACCGCAATACGATCAATTTCAACATCGGCAAATACAACGCCGCGGTCAAGAACGGCAAGATGCAGTTTGCTGACCTTACCACCGCCCGCGAACGGGCGAAAAACGTGAAATGGCGCGCCATCGAGAACCTCGACAAGTACCTGGAGGAATTCGAAATGAATTTCATCAAAAGGGGCGGAAAGGTGATCTGGGCCGAAACGGCGGAACAGGCGCGGGAAGAGATCCTCGCCATCTGCAAGGCCAAGAACTGCAAATCCGTGGTGAAAAGTAAATCCATGGCCACGGAAGAAATCCATCTCAACGACTTCCTGCAAGAACATAATATCGAAAGCGTAGAAACGGACCTGGGCGAATACATCCAGCAGCTGGACGAAGAGCCTCCCTACCACATCGTAACACCGGCCATGCACAAAAGCGCGCAGCAAGTGGCCGACCTGTTCCACGATAAACTGGGGACCCCGTCTACACTCACGCCCGAACAACTCACGCTCGTAGCCCGCGACAAGCTCCGCCAGAAGTACCTGGAAGCGGAAGTGGGCATCACCGGCGCCAACTTCGTCATCGCCGACATCGGCGGTATCGCCGTTACGGAGAACGAAGGCAATGCCAGGCTGACGACTTCCTTCCCGAAAACCCACATCGCGCTCATCGGGATCGAAAAAGTGCTGCCTTCCATCAACGATCTCGCGCTTTTCTGGCCGCTGCTCGCCACCTACGGCACGGGCCAGCAGATCACTTCCTACAACTCCGTCTTCTCCGGCCCGCGCCAGGAGGGCGAAACCGACGGTCCTGAAGAGATGTACGTCATCTTCCTCGACAACGGCCGTACCAACCTGCTCAAAGACGTGGAAGCCCGCGAAGCCCTGTATTGCATCCGCTGCGGCTCCTGCCTCAACGCCTGCCCGGTATATAAAAACATCGGCGGCCATACTTACAAAACTACTTACAGCGGCCCCATCGGCTCTGTGATCACGCCGCATCTGAAAGGTGTGGGCGAATACATGCACCTCAGCTATGCATCGTCGCTGTGCGGCAACTGCACGGAAGTGTGCCCCGTTCGCATCAACCTGCACGAACTGCTGCTCCACAACCGTCATAAAGCGGTGGAAGAGCATCATACCGGCGGCGGCGAAAAACTGGGATGGTTCGGCTGGAAACAGGCTTGCCTCAGCCGCAGGATGATGAATCTCGTGGGTGGAAAGACGAAGAACTTCGTGATCGGCAAACTGTTCGGCAGCGCCTGGGGCGACGATGAACGTGGGCTCCCCATTTTCGCGGCGAAATCTTTCAACCAGCTTTGGAAGGAAAGGAAGAAATAA
- a CDS encoding carboxypeptidase-like regulatory domain-containing protein, whose translation MATPKKHIEPTADIIRRYLAGELDDKTMHALERQALEDPFLAEAIQGYGKSPHAQEPALNVLRARLQQRVAQPPVAPTGTVRRIDRRWLAAASVLLLIAISAVFLINRGPSVKDVAQELPAAPQAQDSATPQALPAPAAAQPESAKAIIANSSADQPKAQAEKKAVTASRKAKAARQHATEEKDQAFRKTAQSRVAEDRAAEAAPALAAAPAPALAPPPPPPAAVFGSGFVNKAKVTDTIYIGRKPSELMRKNPQSDDIASKMQGKVAGVESNYSSYHEAHDLRLISGKVLDASTGELMRGAIVHERSTNKRVMTDSAGQFAFTVKSAARTSLDVSLLGYKNTVVNVPENNNSLDIYLPTDENALSETVVVGYAKGRATPQPGLGQAAYRQYLDLLPPVPVTALPDSLSGEVRVTFTVHPDGSLHNVKADRPFHPAAGEAAVKRVEEGPKWVPVSGRKRKAEVNVPVKLIPMK comes from the coding sequence ATGGCAACGCCGAAAAAACATATCGAGCCCACTGCGGACATTATCCGCCGGTACCTGGCAGGCGAGCTGGACGATAAAACCATGCACGCCCTGGAGCGCCAGGCCCTGGAAGACCCCTTCCTGGCCGAAGCGATTCAGGGATATGGCAAAAGCCCCCATGCCCAGGAGCCCGCGCTGAACGTTCTCCGCGCCCGCCTGCAGCAACGCGTGGCTCAACCGCCCGTCGCGCCCACAGGTACTGTACGCCGCATCGACCGCCGCTGGCTGGCCGCCGCAAGCGTATTGCTCCTTATCGCCATTTCAGCCGTATTCCTCATCAACCGCGGCCCCTCCGTGAAAGATGTGGCCCAGGAACTCCCCGCGGCCCCGCAAGCCCAGGACTCCGCCACACCGCAAGCCCTGCCGGCTCCCGCCGCAGCGCAACCGGAATCCGCCAAAGCCATCATCGCTAATTCCTCCGCAGATCAGCCCAAAGCTCAAGCGGAAAAGAAAGCCGTTACAGCGTCCCGCAAGGCAAAAGCGGCCCGCCAACACGCTACAGAAGAAAAAGATCAGGCATTCCGCAAAACAGCGCAATCCCGCGTTGCCGAAGATAGAGCCGCAGAAGCAGCACCCGCACTGGCGGCAGCGCCTGCTCCCGCGCTCGCGCCCCCGCCGCCTCCGCCAGCTGCCGTTTTCGGATCCGGATTTGTCAACAAGGCAAAAGTGACCGACACGATTTACATCGGCCGGAAACCTTCCGAACTCATGCGGAAAAACCCGCAGTCAGATGATATCGCCAGCAAAATGCAAGGCAAAGTAGCGGGTGTGGAATCCAATTATTCGTCTTATCACGAAGCGCACGACCTCCGCCTCATCAGCGGCAAGGTGCTCGACGCGTCTACCGGTGAGCTCATGCGTGGTGCCATCGTGCACGAACGTTCCACCAATAAACGCGTGATGACAGATAGTGCCGGCCAGTTCGCTTTCACTGTAAAGTCCGCTGCCCGTACCAGCCTCGACGTTTCGCTGCTCGGATACAAAAACACGGTCGTAAACGTCCCGGAAAACAATAATTCGCTCGATATCTATCTCCCGACCGACGAAAACGCCCTGTCTGAAACGGTCGTAGTCGGATATGCCAAAGGCCGCGCAACGCCCCAGCCAGGATTGGGCCAGGCCGCATACCGCCAGTATCTCGACCTCCTGCCGCCAGTGCCCGTTACCGCCCTGCCCGACTCGCTTTCCGGTGAAGTGCGGGTAACGTTCACCGTACATCCCGACGGTTCTTTGCATAATGTAAAAGCCGATCGTCCGTTCCATCCCGCCGCAGGTGAAGCCGCCGTGAAGCGTGTGGAAGAAGGCCCCAAATGGGTGCCGGTGAGCGGGCGCAAGCGTAAAGCGGAGGTCAACGTGCCGGTGAAGCTCATCCCCATGAAATAA
- a CDS encoding sigma-70 family RNA polymerase sigma factor, with product MPFIQQHTRKEADDAALVREYKESGQLETLAALYERYMDLVYGVCLKYLDEDSAKDAVMQIFEELIGKVKQHEIQSFRGWLHVLARNHCLMKIRAAGTRGRIVEMDDEGFVESGPFFHPDSGNGLEDNLQAMERCMEHLPEEQKKSVDLFYLQEKSYREVAEITGYDMNKVKSYIQNGKRNLKICMEKK from the coding sequence ATGCCCTTTATACAGCAACATACGAGGAAGGAAGCCGATGACGCCGCGCTGGTCCGGGAATACAAGGAATCCGGTCAGCTGGAGACTTTGGCCGCGCTTTATGAGCGGTATATGGACCTCGTATACGGTGTTTGCCTCAAATACCTGGACGAAGACAGCGCCAAGGATGCCGTCATGCAGATTTTCGAAGAGTTGATAGGGAAAGTGAAACAGCATGAAATTCAATCGTTTAGAGGGTGGCTGCACGTCCTGGCCAGGAACCATTGCCTCATGAAGATCCGTGCCGCCGGCACCCGGGGCAGGATCGTGGAAATGGATGACGAGGGATTTGTGGAATCCGGGCCTTTTTTTCATCCGGATAGTGGGAACGGGCTGGAAGATAACCTCCAGGCCATGGAACGCTGTATGGAGCACCTGCCCGAAGAACAGAAAAAGAGCGTAGACCTGTTTTACCTGCAGGAAAAAAGCTACCGCGAAGTAGCCGAAATCACCGGCTACGACATGAACAAAGTGAAAAGCTACATCCAGAACGGAAAGAGAAATCTGAAGATCTGTATGGAGAAAAAATAA
- the purH gene encoding bifunctional phosphoribosylaminoimidazolecarboxamide formyltransferase/IMP cyclohydrolase, translated as MQKQIKSALISVFYKDNLENIVKALGQQGVTIYSTGGTQKFIEDLGVKCVAVEDLTAYPSILGGRVKTLHPKVFGGILARRENPQDLEQLAQYEIPEIDLVIVDLYPFEETVKSTTEEQAIIEKIDIGGVSLIRAAGKNYKDVVIVASKDQYGSLEQVLVDGKGATTLEQRRFFAAKAFEVCAHYDVAIASWWMRNEEVKDYFQLSVPQGQVCRYGENPHQKGVFYGNLTEMFDKLHGKELSYNNLVDVDAAVQLIAEFSETTFAVIKHTNVCGIASRATLSEAWEAALAGDKESAFGGVLACNKVVDAATAQSINEIFFEILIAPGFEPAALEILQAKKNRILLLQKQPLKSPSMFKNVLNGVLVQDNDEGSFKEWNDTGAQPATAAQRADLEFANIVCKHLKSNAIALVKDRQLVGKGCGQTSRIDALRHAIEKAKQFNFSLEGAAMASDAFFPFDDCVRIAHAEGINAVIQPGGSIRDADSINFAKENGMVMIVTGMRHFRH; from the coding sequence ATGCAGAAGCAAATCAAATCCGCTTTGATCTCCGTGTTCTATAAAGACAACCTGGAGAATATCGTCAAAGCATTGGGCCAGCAGGGCGTAACTATTTATTCCACCGGCGGTACGCAGAAATTCATCGAGGATCTCGGTGTGAAATGCGTAGCTGTGGAAGACCTGACCGCGTATCCGTCGATCCTCGGCGGCCGCGTGAAAACCCTTCACCCGAAAGTATTTGGTGGCATCCTCGCCCGCCGGGAAAACCCGCAGGACCTGGAGCAGCTCGCCCAGTACGAGATCCCTGAGATCGACCTCGTGATCGTGGACCTCTATCCCTTCGAAGAAACCGTTAAAAGCACGACCGAAGAACAAGCCATCATCGAGAAGATCGACATCGGCGGTGTTTCCCTCATCCGTGCAGCCGGCAAGAACTATAAAGACGTGGTGATCGTAGCTTCCAAAGACCAGTACGGCTCCCTGGAGCAGGTGCTGGTAGATGGCAAAGGCGCCACTACCCTGGAACAGCGCCGTTTCTTCGCCGCCAAAGCGTTCGAAGTTTGCGCGCATTACGACGTAGCCATCGCTTCCTGGTGGATGCGTAACGAAGAAGTGAAAGATTATTTCCAGCTTTCCGTTCCCCAGGGCCAGGTGTGCCGCTACGGCGAAAACCCCCACCAGAAAGGCGTTTTCTATGGCAACCTCACAGAAATGTTCGACAAGCTCCACGGCAAGGAGCTTTCCTATAACAACCTGGTAGACGTGGACGCGGCCGTTCAGCTGATCGCTGAATTCAGCGAAACCACTTTCGCCGTGATCAAACACACCAACGTCTGCGGCATCGCCAGCCGTGCAACGCTTTCCGAAGCCTGGGAAGCCGCGCTCGCCGGCGACAAGGAATCCGCCTTCGGCGGCGTGCTCGCCTGCAATAAGGTGGTAGACGCGGCTACGGCGCAATCCATCAACGAGATTTTCTTCGAAATCCTCATCGCCCCCGGCTTTGAGCCCGCAGCTCTGGAAATTCTCCAGGCCAAGAAGAACCGCATCCTCCTCCTGCAAAAACAGCCCCTGAAATCCCCCAGCATGTTCAAAAACGTACTGAACGGCGTGCTGGTGCAGGATAACGACGAAGGCAGCTTCAAAGAATGGAACGATACCGGCGCTCAGCCCGCCACAGCCGCACAGCGTGCCGACCTGGAGTTTGCCAACATCGTCTGCAAACACCTCAAATCCAACGCCATTGCGCTGGTGAAAGATCGTCAGCTCGTAGGTAAAGGCTGCGGCCAAACCTCCCGCATCGACGCGCTCCGTCATGCGATCGAGAAAGCCAAACAATTCAACTTCAGCCTGGAAGGCGCTGCTATGGCGTCTGACGCGTTCTTCCCCTTCGACGATTGCGTGCGCATCGCACATGCAGAAGGCATCAACGCCGTGATCCAGCCCGGCGGCTCCATCCGCGACGCCGATTCCATCAACTTCGCCAAAGAAAACGGCATGGTGATGATCGTTACGGGAATGCGTCACTTCCGTCACTAA
- a CDS encoding ComEC/Rec2 family competence protein translates to MKNHSWKVAPFLRLLPFLAAGAITGTFVPAIPWMIMTCCLLCWAVPPLLGLRARFALRWLQGAGVTGMVFCVGMMLPAVSDIRRNPQWVGHLGEDTLQMALTLTEAPQQKARSWKAECRLESVWENKRTIPAEGAIILYFADDPKVAPGDRLFACARAEPIRNAGNPGGYDYAAYCARRGIFHRAFVTKAQWWRLPGNGFSLPERWLYNAHAYTLRTLQRYVPGKERAGIAEALLVGYRANLDADVVRDYTNTGVVHIIAISGLHLGLIYLGGVGLLRWLPKRRWGNLLRALLLIAVLWFFSLLTGASASVLRSAVMFTAIAAGSFLISRHVSPYNNLAAAAFLLIAAKPSFLGDAGFQLSFLAVAGIQICYRPLYGVWLPRWSWLDKIWQLAAVSLAAQVFTLPVCLYYFRQFPVYFLPANLVAVPWSTMLLYGELLLMAVSGWDWAAEWVGWAVGWGIEGMNIVIGWLGDLPGAVWSQIRITLAETMVLYAVIALFVVAGAVGRKRWMWGAGILMVAWSAMHGWEKISASAQRRLVVMNIPKSTLVACVEGREGWCIGDSSLQGANALLGAEWYWNVNGFSFVPERKWVSFGGKRLLVLDGKLPARPPTVKIKIDYILLSHKADINIRRLHEYFIYDLLIFDASVPSFRLGEWKNACKELTLRCFSVPDEGALVVNL, encoded by the coding sequence ATGAAAAACCACTCGTGGAAAGTTGCGCCTTTCCTGCGCCTGTTGCCTTTTTTGGCGGCGGGTGCCATCACCGGGACGTTCGTTCCCGCCATTCCCTGGATGATCATGACGTGCTGCCTGCTATGCTGGGCCGTGCCGCCGTTGCTGGGGCTTCGTGCCCGGTTTGCGTTGCGTTGGCTGCAGGGCGCGGGCGTGACGGGAATGGTTTTTTGTGTGGGGATGATGCTGCCCGCCGTCTCGGATATCCGCCGGAACCCGCAATGGGTCGGGCATTTGGGAGAAGATACCTTGCAGATGGCGCTGACGCTGACCGAAGCGCCGCAGCAGAAAGCCCGCTCCTGGAAAGCGGAATGCAGGCTGGAAAGTGTCTGGGAAAACAAGCGGACGATACCGGCGGAAGGGGCCATCATCCTGTATTTCGCCGATGATCCGAAGGTGGCTCCCGGCGACCGGCTTTTTGCCTGCGCACGCGCGGAGCCCATCAGGAATGCCGGGAACCCGGGTGGGTACGATTATGCGGCGTATTGCGCGCGCCGCGGGATATTTCACCGGGCGTTCGTCACGAAGGCGCAGTGGTGGCGGCTTCCAGGGAACGGGTTTTCGTTGCCGGAGCGATGGCTGTATAACGCACATGCGTATACGTTGCGGACATTGCAGCGGTACGTGCCGGGCAAGGAGCGCGCCGGTATCGCGGAAGCCTTGCTGGTGGGGTATCGCGCGAATCTCGATGCGGATGTGGTGCGCGATTATACGAATACGGGCGTTGTGCATATCATCGCCATATCCGGACTGCACCTGGGGCTTATTTACCTGGGCGGGGTCGGGTTGCTGCGATGGCTGCCGAAACGCAGATGGGGCAATTTGCTGCGGGCTTTGTTGCTGATCGCGGTGTTGTGGTTTTTCTCGCTGCTCACGGGAGCTTCGGCGTCGGTGTTGCGGTCTGCCGTTATGTTCACGGCCATTGCAGCGGGAAGTTTTCTCATCAGCAGGCATGTTTCGCCCTACAATAACCTGGCGGCAGCAGCTTTCCTGCTGATCGCGGCGAAGCCCTCGTTTTTGGGGGACGCGGGTTTTCAACTGTCTTTTCTCGCAGTGGCGGGTATACAAATTTGTTACCGTCCGCTGTACGGGGTTTGGCTTCCCCGGTGGTCGTGGCTCGACAAAATCTGGCAACTGGCCGCGGTTTCGCTGGCGGCGCAGGTGTTCACTTTGCCGGTGTGCCTGTATTATTTCCGGCAGTTCCCGGTGTATTTTCTGCCGGCTAACCTGGTGGCGGTGCCGTGGAGCACGATGTTGCTGTACGGAGAACTGCTGCTGATGGCCGTTTCGGGATGGGATTGGGCGGCGGAATGGGTAGGGTGGGCCGTGGGATGGGGGATCGAAGGAATGAACATCGTCATCGGCTGGCTCGGCGATCTTCCGGGCGCGGTGTGGAGCCAGATCCGGATCACCCTGGCGGAAACGATGGTTTTATATGCGGTGATCGCACTGTTTGTGGTGGCGGGAGCGGTGGGAAGGAAGCGCTGGATGTGGGGGGCGGGAATCTTGATGGTGGCCTGGTCTGCGATGCACGGTTGGGAGAAAATCAGCGCCTCCGCGCAGCGGCGCCTCGTGGTGATGAACATCCCCAAATCGACGCTGGTGGCGTGTGTGGAAGGGCGTGAAGGGTGGTGCATCGGGGATAGTTCGCTCCAGGGCGCGAACGCTTTGCTGGGTGCGGAGTGGTATTGGAATGTGAACGGATTTTCGTTTGTGCCGGAACGTAAGTGGGTGAGCTTTGGCGGGAAGCGCCTCCTGGTGCTGGACGGGAAACTGCCGGCTCGTCCACCCACCGTAAAAATTAAGATCGATTATATTTTATTGTCACATAAAGCAGATATCAATATCAGGCGCTTGCACGAATATTTCATATATGACCTCCTGATTTTTGACGCTTCAGTGCCTTCATTCCGGCTGGGGGAATGGAAAAATGCGTGTAAGGAACTAACTTTGCGCTGCTTTTCGGTTCCGGACGAAGGAGCCTTAGTTGTAAATCTCTAA
- a CDS encoding helix-turn-helix transcriptional regulator: protein MESVSKNIIHEGARLKQIVRDRGLKILDFARQAGFSNQIAHYYFRKEAIKRSTLLEFCTMLGISLDEFYGWTHPRRALPQPLQDLHHGHRLDALIEEKGLNKTRLANRMALSRRALYNLLDKPAFTGDQLKKVCQVLEISQKEFLGGAVDDDGAELAETETWKDKYYKLLEDYNQALLEIARLREGASAAS, encoded by the coding sequence TTGGAGTCGGTTTCAAAAAATATAATTCACGAAGGTGCGCGGCTCAAGCAGATCGTGCGGGACCGGGGTTTGAAGATCCTGGACTTCGCCAGGCAGGCCGGTTTCAGCAACCAGATCGCGCATTATTATTTCCGCAAGGAGGCCATCAAGCGGTCTACCCTGCTGGAGTTCTGCACAATGTTGGGCATCAGCCTCGATGAATTTTACGGGTGGACGCATCCGCGCCGCGCGCTTCCCCAGCCTTTGCAGGACCTTCACCACGGCCACCGGCTGGACGCCCTTATCGAAGAAAAAGGGTTGAACAAAACGCGCCTCGCCAACCGCATGGCACTCAGCAGGCGGGCGCTGTACAACCTGCTGGATAAGCCCGCTTTCACGGGCGATCAGCTCAAAAAAGTCTGCCAGGTACTGGAAATCAGTCAGAAAGAATTCCTTGGCGGTGCGGTAGACGATGACGGGGCGGAACTGGCGGAAACGGAAACCTGGAAAGATAAATACTATAAACTCCTGGAAGATTATAACCAGGCACTGCTCGAAATTGCCCGGCTCCGGGAAGGCGCATCGGCCGCATCCTGA